The Rhizobium leguminosarum DNA segment TGCTGTTTGGCCGCCAGAAGTCGCGGCAATTTAAATCTTCATTTTTGGTTGATTGATGTGTGACATTGGCCCATGCTTCCCTTGTCAAGCCTCGGTGCGGTTGGCAGCAGGAGGAACGATGTCCTTATCGACGCTGAAGAACAGACGGGAACGTGGCTTCTTCGATGGCCAGTTCCTCATCGCCATGCCCGGCATCGAAGACCGCAATTTTGCGCGCACGGTGATTTATATCTGCGCTCATTCGGATGCCGGCGCCATGGGCTTCGTCATCAACCGCCCGCAGAGCCTGACCTTCACCGACGTGCTGCTGCATCTCGACATGATCAAGCAGGAAGATCAGATCGTGCTGCCGAAGCGGGCGCGCGACTTCCCGATCCAGACCGGCGGCCCGGTGGAAAGCGGCCGCGGCTTCGTGCTGCATTCGGACGATTATTC contains these protein-coding regions:
- a CDS encoding YqgE/AlgH family protein, whose translation is MSLSTLKNRRERGFFDGQFLIAMPGIEDRNFARTVIYICAHSDAGAMGFVINRPQSLTFTDVLLHLDMIKQEDQIVLPKRARDFPIQTGGPVESGRGFVLHSDDYSSDSSIPVSDDICLTATLDIVRAISKGDGPTRATMLLGYSSWGAGQLENEVVNNGWLTCAANEELIFDRSLDDKYERALAGMGVTAAMLSAEAGHA